A single window of uncultured Pseudodesulfovibrio sp. DNA harbors:
- the tolR gene encoding protein TolR, with product MAIKTGGGFLNEINVTPFVDVMLVLLIIFMVTAPLMTQGVEVDLPVTKTVKNLPQDSEHLVLSVKKDGTLFLDEYQVALDELQDHLKRLVAKQKKQLFLRADKEVAYGTVVMIMGEIKGAGIDRLGIVAEKSTNLKKDKK from the coding sequence ATGGCAATCAAGACCGGCGGAGGCTTCCTCAACGAAATCAATGTCACGCCCTTTGTGGATGTGATGCTGGTGTTGCTGATCATTTTTATGGTCACGGCCCCGCTCATGACTCAAGGAGTCGAAGTGGATCTTCCTGTGACCAAAACGGTCAAAAATCTGCCACAGGATTCCGAACATCTGGTCTTGTCGGTAAAAAAAGACGGCACCTTATTTCTTGACGAATATCAGGTGGCTCTGGATGAATTGCAAGATCATCTGAAACGACTGGTCGCCAAACAGAAAAAGCAACTGTTCCTTCGTGCCGACAAGGAAGTGGCTTATGGCACCGTGGTCATGATCATGGGCGAAATCAAAGGTGCCGGCATTGACCGGCTGGGCATTGTGGCAGAAAAGTCCACAAATCTAAAAAAAGATAAAAAGTAA
- a CDS encoding PAS domain S-box protein — protein sequence MNRNHEYLKPSPQLFEHVLEASGVAMAIRTADLKPIFVNKAFAVFFGYTIPEMFSLPQENALPEETRALYATYIRPALNAGQSWEGEYFIRHANNENILVWGRFDPVLDASGNLANVISIMQDNLACSQTAKALKISEDKFRLLAENITDVIWTMDDAYNFTYATPSVQDVWGYTLEELEGLSLIGITLPESHKILKKAEQDRATAEAQGDFDHINRLEMEHYHGKGGTIWVETAVRRLFTENGKPGGYQGVSRDITLRKQTEAALFEREFRYRTLFEDSPISLWEEDLSRLKTYFDALKKDGITDFRQYFYDNPDALAKCATLVTVVDVNKATLDLLAAKSKEDLFGNLEKVLTESSMAAFTEEMILLASGGCEYCGEITNRTLQGETIWVVVHFFVPPEYKDSLARVIVSLLDVTPRKRAEQALMDSEERYRVLAENSQEGVVVIQNREIKYINESMSEIFGLSTEELEQIHPLEMVHPEDKAFIHEQFRSMYAGKENEGFATFRVITHHGDIKWLTISVKPIMWEGQEAQLEILTDITHYKTLERELLSTHAQMEDRISKRTAELSEANIQLKAQAEEQGKAQQRIVALTQELIRIQEDERQRIARDLHDNVAQNISSIMLKMETLFDDHSCVDEKLRKRGESVTDILKEVVASVRDIAYGLRPPALDQLGLVKSLQNLCLEAGNKHGFAVDFVATGVEDFSMDFDSEINIYRMIQEAVRNIIRHAYADKATIRLVRSHPDIFIRIEDNGQGFKVRERQAKALTEKRMGLRSMEERARLIGGSMEIQSLVGTGTRIIFRLPTHHSRRHT from the coding sequence ATGAATCGGAATCACGAATATCTTAAGCCAAGCCCTCAATTATTCGAGCATGTTCTCGAAGCTTCGGGAGTGGCCATGGCTATTCGGACCGCAGATCTGAAACCGATCTTCGTGAACAAGGCTTTTGCCGTTTTTTTTGGATATACGATCCCCGAAATGTTTTCCCTGCCTCAGGAAAACGCGCTTCCGGAAGAAACCCGAGCGTTGTATGCAACGTATATCCGACCAGCACTCAATGCCGGACAAAGCTGGGAAGGCGAATACTTCATCCGCCATGCAAACAATGAGAACATTCTGGTCTGGGGACGATTCGATCCTGTCCTCGACGCATCCGGCAACCTGGCCAATGTCATTTCCATCATGCAGGACAATCTGGCCTGCAGCCAAACCGCCAAAGCTCTCAAAATCAGTGAAGACAAATTCCGTCTACTCGCCGAAAATATCACCGATGTCATTTGGACAATGGATGACGCATACAACTTCACATATGCCACTCCATCCGTTCAAGATGTGTGGGGCTACACTCTTGAAGAGCTCGAAGGATTATCCCTGATCGGGATTACACTGCCCGAATCTCATAAAATCCTCAAAAAAGCCGAACAAGACCGCGCCACAGCCGAAGCACAAGGCGACTTCGATCACATTAATCGGCTGGAAATGGAACATTATCACGGCAAGGGCGGAACTATCTGGGTTGAAACCGCCGTCAGACGACTCTTTACCGAGAACGGCAAACCCGGAGGATACCAAGGTGTTTCCCGCGATATTACCCTTCGAAAACAGACCGAAGCCGCGTTGTTTGAACGAGAATTCCGATATCGCACACTCTTTGAGGACTCTCCCATATCTCTTTGGGAAGAAGACCTTTCCCGCCTTAAAACATATTTCGACGCTCTCAAAAAAGACGGAATCACCGACTTCCGACAATATTTCTACGACAACCCGGACGCCTTAGCCAAATGCGCCACGCTGGTGACCGTCGTGGATGTGAACAAGGCCACGTTGGATTTGTTAGCTGCAAAATCCAAAGAAGACCTGTTTGGCAACTTGGAAAAAGTCCTCACAGAAAGCTCCATGGCCGCTTTCACGGAAGAAATGATACTACTCGCCTCCGGTGGGTGTGAATATTGCGGAGAGATTACTAACCGTACGCTTCAAGGGGAAACAATTTGGGTGGTAGTCCACTTCTTTGTTCCCCCTGAGTACAAAGATTCTCTGGCTCGCGTCATCGTGTCATTGCTGGACGTCACCCCACGGAAGCGAGCAGAGCAGGCTCTTATGGATTCCGAAGAACGATACCGTGTACTGGCGGAAAATTCTCAGGAAGGTGTCGTCGTCATTCAAAATCGAGAAATCAAATATATTAATGAAAGCATGAGTGAAATATTTGGTCTCTCAACCGAAGAACTTGAACAAATTCATCCTCTTGAAATGGTTCACCCAGAAGACAAAGCCTTCATCCATGAGCAATTCAGAAGCATGTATGCGGGCAAAGAAAACGAAGGATTTGCCACATTCAGGGTCATAACACATCATGGCGATATCAAATGGCTCACGATCTCAGTCAAACCCATTATGTGGGAAGGCCAAGAGGCTCAACTGGAAATTCTCACAGATATCACACACTACAAAACACTGGAACGAGAGCTGTTATCCACCCATGCCCAAATGGAAGACCGCATTTCAAAAAGGACCGCAGAACTTTCCGAAGCCAATATTCAACTCAAGGCACAGGCTGAAGAACAAGGCAAAGCACAACAACGCATTGTTGCTTTGACCCAAGAACTCATTCGCATCCAAGAAGACGAACGGCAGCGCATTGCCCGGGATCTTCACGACAACGTCGCTCAAAATATTTCTTCCATTATGCTAAAAATGGAAACGTTGTTTGACGACCACTCATGTGTGGACGAAAAACTTCGTAAACGGGGCGAATCCGTGACAGACATTCTCAAAGAAGTCGTCGCCTCGGTACGGGATATCGCATATGGACTACGACCACCTGCACTGGACCAGCTCGGTCTGGTAAAATCTTTGCAAAACCTTTGTCTCGAAGCAGGTAATAAGCACGGTTTTGCAGTGGACTTCGTCGCCACAGGTGTCGAAGACTTCAGTATGGATTTCGATAGTGAAATCAACATTTATCGAATGATTCAGGAAGCAGTCAGGAACATTATACGCCACGCTTACGCGGATAAGGCTACTATCCGCCTCGTAAGAAGCCACCCTGACATCTTTATTCGCATTGAAGACAATGGGCAGGGATTCAAAGTTCGGGAACGCCAGGCAAAAGCCTTGACTGAAAAACGCATGGGATTGCGTAGCATGGAGGAACGGGCGCGCCTAATTGGCGGCTCCATGGAAATCCAATCACTGGTCGGAACAGGAACCCGCATAATCTTCCGACTGCCTACACACCATTCCAGGAGACACACATAA
- a CDS encoding response regulator transcription factor, translated as MNIMIVDDHPLFREGLKTIVNRDNKYTVCAEAGNGREGIAIAKERQPDIMLVDISMPEKNGVQMIRELKSSLPDTQFIIISMHSEADYIVEAFRAGATGYMIKESASSQLIKGLDTVAAGELFLDNALSQEVVFKLLQSKPDSPGGSSDPYSTLTPREQEVMRMLAEGLTAKGVAEKLFISPKTVENHRTNLMKKLGLKSTVELVRYAARLGLIDIETWAI; from the coding sequence ATGAATATCATGATTGTTGATGACCACCCCCTGTTCAGGGAAGGTCTCAAAACCATCGTCAACCGGGACAATAAGTACACGGTTTGTGCTGAAGCCGGGAATGGCAGGGAAGGCATTGCCATTGCCAAAGAACGTCAGCCGGACATCATGCTGGTGGATATTTCCATGCCTGAAAAGAACGGTGTCCAGATGATCCGTGAACTCAAATCCTCTTTGCCGGACACACAGTTCATCATCATCTCCATGCACTCCGAGGCCGACTATATAGTGGAAGCTTTCCGGGCCGGAGCTACTGGATACATGATCAAGGAATCTGCTTCGTCCCAACTCATCAAAGGACTGGATACCGTCGCCGCAGGAGAACTTTTTCTGGACAACGCACTGTCTCAAGAAGTGGTATTCAAACTTTTGCAATCAAAACCAGACAGCCCCGGCGGCAGCAGCGATCCATACTCTACCCTGACCCCCCGAGAACAAGAAGTCATGCGCATGTTGGCGGAAGGACTGACTGCTAAAGGTGTGGCGGAAAAGCTCTTCATCAGTCCTAAAACCGTTGAAAATCACCGCACCAACCTGATGAAAAAGCTTGGCCTGAAAAGTACGGTGGAACTTGTTCGTTACGCGGCCCGGCTCGGCCTCATCGATATAGAAACCTGGGCCATCTAA
- a CDS encoding Hsp20/alpha crystallin family protein, whose translation MSNIMKKEDKSMARYRPATDILECEDGFYIYMDMPGVRREDMTIDLQEGELTVTGRTSLVRHPNEQYVEMQFGDCEYVRSVSITDIVDRERIKANLDGGVLELHLPKVEKIQPKRISISQG comes from the coding sequence ATGAGCAATATTATGAAGAAAGAAGATAAGAGCATGGCTCGCTATCGTCCGGCCACGGATATTCTGGAATGCGAGGATGGATTTTATATTTATATGGATATGCCCGGTGTCCGACGCGAGGACATGACTATTGATTTGCAAGAAGGTGAGTTGACAGTCACGGGCAGGACCAGTCTGGTCCGGCATCCCAATGAGCAGTATGTGGAGATGCAATTCGGCGATTGTGAATACGTTCGTTCCGTTTCCATTACCGATATTGTTGATCGAGAACGGATTAAAGCCAACCTTGACGGCGGCGTGCTTGAGTTGCATCTGCCCAAGGTGGAGAAGATTCAGCCTAAGAGGATTTCCATCTCTCAAGGGTAA
- a CDS encoding Hsp20/alpha crystallin family protein: protein MVIDFNTLYNFPSRFDRVFEEFLRSPMGDDRRLAYPPLNLSNDQENIYVRAEVPGVSIDDVELTLTDKTLVIKGERKAPQGKYFRQERPSGVFHRVVNISVPVDRDAVTASMKDGVLTVSLPKSEEVKPKNISISVE, encoded by the coding sequence ATGGTTATTGATTTTAATACTCTCTATAATTTCCCGTCCCGGTTCGACCGGGTTTTTGAAGAGTTTTTGCGGTCACCCATGGGCGATGATCGCCGTCTGGCTTATCCTCCGCTCAATCTGAGCAATGATCAGGAAAATATTTATGTGCGGGCAGAAGTCCCTGGCGTATCCATCGACGATGTTGAATTGACGTTGACTGACAAAACTTTGGTCATCAAGGGTGAGCGCAAAGCTCCACAAGGAAAATACTTTCGACAGGAACGTCCAAGTGGTGTTTTCCACAGAGTTGTCAACATCTCAGTCCCCGTGGATAGAGATGCAGTCACAGCTTCCATGAAGGATGGTGTTTTGACTGTGTCTTTGCCTAAGTCCGAGGAAGTAAAACCGAAGAACATCAGCATCAGCGTGGAGTAA
- a CDS encoding Trm112 family protein: MSLNKELLDILACPQCKGELELKPGEDGLACAKCKIVYPVQDDIPIMLVDEAIPEKEWTGSK, from the coding sequence ATGTCTTTGAATAAAGAACTTTTGGATATACTGGCTTGCCCTCAATGTAAGGGGGAGCTTGAATTGAAGCCCGGTGAAGATGGACTGGCCTGCGCCAAGTGCAAGATTGTGTATCCTGTGCAGGACGATATTCCGATTATGTTGGTCGATGAGGCCATTCCTGAAAAGGAGTGGACTGGTTCTAAATAA
- a CDS encoding PHP domain-containing protein: MSIDLHSHSTASDGTLSPTELIKLAKESGLDAIAITDHDTFQGVQEALAAGKKYGIEVIPGAELSLESPEGAGWIHVVALWLPESATELQEAFDWVQEGRKNRNREIVEKLRSLGISITYENVAARAKGTIGRPHFAQELMALGVVSSVDEAFKVWLGDNGRAYIPKRKLTPAQAFPILNKIGATSILAHPFALGLNLKDTEKVVKDLMEFGLDGIEVYYTEHSDAEVKAYKEMAERLGLLISGGSDFHGSVKPKIRLGKGKGGLHVPTELLEKMKEDRRSKGLPV; encoded by the coding sequence ATGAGCATAGATTTACACTCCCATTCCACGGCTTCGGACGGCACTTTGTCCCCTACCGAATTGATCAAATTGGCCAAGGAGTCCGGTCTTGATGCCATTGCCATCACTGATCATGACACCTTTCAAGGCGTTCAAGAAGCTTTGGCCGCAGGCAAAAAATACGGCATCGAAGTTATTCCGGGTGCTGAATTAAGCCTTGAATCCCCAGAAGGCGCTGGCTGGATTCACGTGGTTGCTCTGTGGTTGCCTGAAAGTGCTACAGAACTTCAGGAAGCCTTTGACTGGGTGCAGGAAGGCCGCAAGAATCGCAACCGCGAAATAGTCGAAAAGCTCCGGTCTTTGGGCATAAGCATCACCTATGAAAATGTTGCCGCCCGTGCCAAGGGGACCATTGGTCGCCCTCACTTCGCGCAGGAACTCATGGCACTCGGCGTGGTTTCATCCGTTGACGAAGCATTCAAGGTCTGGCTTGGTGACAATGGACGGGCATATATTCCCAAACGCAAACTCACGCCTGCGCAGGCATTTCCCATTCTCAATAAAATTGGTGCAACGTCCATTCTCGCCCATCCCTTTGCCCTTGGTCTCAACCTTAAGGACACAGAAAAAGTAGTTAAAGATCTCATGGAATTCGGTCTGGACGGTATAGAAGTCTATTATACAGAACATAGTGACGCCGAAGTAAAAGCATATAAGGAAATGGCCGAACGCCTCGGCCTGCTCATCAGCGGAGGCTCGGATTTTCATGGTTCAGTCAAACCAAAAATCAGACTCGGCAAAGGAAAAGGAGGCCTTCACGTCCCCACGGAACTCCTTGAAAAGATGAAAGAGGATCGCCGCTCAAAAGGACTCCCCGTATAA
- a CDS encoding peptidase U32 family protein, translating to MPETRTYIPELLAPAGDMEKLETAILYGADAVYLGGDGLNLRAGAGGFDKESLALGLAKAKKAGVKAYYTLNVYPRESMMAQVREQIETLGELQPDGVIAADPGVIRLLRRELPEIPVHVSTQANTSNSESVRFWRENGAKRVNVARELRSGELTEMLDAVRKKMPNMELEVFVHGSMCMAISGRCYMSALLNDRPGNLGECSHPCRYEYRPTAITFEERTRPGENLWEIREEGEAPANDFTFETPSEDFTFAPLGDEEEKATPPADPALSLALDNERWTKFFAAEDLCLLHYLEWFSRMKVASIKLEGRTKSSAYLAQVVDAYRTGLNDVAANQFQAEKYLTELVNAATRPLTTGFFDPQNRGAIAEPPAPGEKRSVLGRILEPAGDGKWLIQTKSRWTTSEDMELLIPGMIRPRLSREDYGVENDQGIGLDVSHPGQKGLLICDHPDIKPGMFIRKPWDLDTIE from the coding sequence ATGCCTGAGACTCGTACATATATACCGGAATTGTTGGCGCCTGCGGGCGACATGGAAAAATTAGAAACCGCCATTTTGTATGGTGCGGACGCTGTCTATCTTGGCGGCGACGGCCTGAACCTGCGTGCAGGGGCTGGCGGTTTTGACAAGGAAAGCCTCGCTTTAGGGTTGGCAAAAGCCAAAAAAGCAGGAGTAAAAGCCTATTACACATTGAACGTGTACCCACGTGAATCAATGATGGCACAAGTCCGTGAACAAATAGAGACTTTGGGCGAACTCCAGCCTGACGGCGTGATTGCAGCCGACCCCGGCGTCATTCGCTTATTACGCCGTGAATTACCGGAAATTCCGGTCCATGTTTCGACACAGGCCAACACATCCAACTCTGAATCTGTCCGTTTCTGGCGAGAAAACGGTGCCAAACGAGTCAATGTTGCCCGCGAACTTCGTTCCGGTGAATTGACAGAGATGCTCGATGCGGTTCGAAAAAAGATGCCAAATATGGAACTTGAAGTCTTTGTCCACGGCTCCATGTGCATGGCTATTTCAGGCCGGTGTTATATGTCCGCCCTGCTCAACGACCGCCCCGGCAACCTCGGAGAATGTTCGCACCCGTGTCGTTATGAATACCGCCCCACTGCCATCACCTTTGAAGAACGCACCCGTCCCGGGGAGAACCTCTGGGAAATCCGCGAAGAAGGCGAAGCTCCGGCAAACGACTTCACCTTTGAGACACCGTCCGAAGACTTTACTTTTGCACCACTTGGTGATGAAGAAGAAAAGGCAACTCCTCCGGCTGATCCGGCTTTGTCCTTGGCATTAGACAATGAACGGTGGACCAAATTTTTCGCAGCTGAAGACCTGTGTCTCCTGCATTATCTGGAATGGTTTTCGCGCATGAAAGTCGCCTCCATAAAGCTGGAAGGCCGCACCAAAAGTTCTGCATATCTCGCGCAGGTTGTGGATGCATACCGGACTGGCCTGAACGATGTCGCAGCCAACCAATTTCAAGCTGAAAAATATCTGACCGAACTGGTCAATGCAGCGACCCGTCCTTTGACCACCGGCTTCTTCGACCCTCAAAATCGAGGCGCTATTGCCGAGCCACCGGCTCCCGGCGAAAAACGCTCAGTTCTTGGCCGTATTCTTGAACCGGCTGGCGATGGAAAATGGCTTATCCAGACAAAGTCACGCTGGACCACATCCGAAGATATGGAACTTCTCATCCCCGGCATGATCCGCCCACGCCTTTCTCGCGAAGACTACGGTGTAGAAAATGACCAAGGTATCGGCCTCGACGTATCCCATCCCGGCCAAAAGGGACTGCTGATCTGCGACCACCCGGACATCAAACCCGGCATGTTCATCCGCAAACCTTGGGACCTTGATACGATCGAATAA
- a CDS encoding efflux RND transporter permease subunit — MSMETPPVKGLLPSIVRYFLTSQMSIIVALAAILLGVAAILITPREEEPQIVVPMADVMVQVPGASAEEVEKLVTTPLERLLWQIDGVEYVYSTSTKDMTAVTVRFFVGEDREDSLIKLHNTILKNRDLAPDIVAGWVVKPVEIDDVPIVALTLHADFGFEERYSDFDLRRMAEELFHRLAEVEDVSRVSLHSGRSREVRVEVHPDRLAGFNVSPLEVYTALKGADRSLSAGRFVRRDVETQVVSQSFLLHADDAASLVVGVFDHKPVYLRDVADVIDGPQEPTSYSRIGFSDVYLAKIDQQAESTSRSAVTIGLAKKKGVNAVGVADAVIKKVRELERTILPEGVTVTVTRNYGETAQSKVNELLSSLLFAIITVVALLAFALGWREALVVALAVPMSFSLALFVNYLFGYTINRVTLFALILSLGLVVDDPITNVDNIQRHIRMGIRSSLEATLNAVKEVLPPVIMSTLAIIVSFTPLFFITGMMGPYMAPMAANVPLTVTFSTVAALTVVPWMAYLLLRNRAPAKAKEGESPEQGVNSRLLAVYSKVIVPFLESARNRRLLLGGIFVGLGLCAGLVLMRLVPLKMLPFDNKNEFQLLVDMPEGTTLERSDRTVRDFEAYLRSVPEVTNFVTYTGSPSPMDFNGMVRHYYWREHSNLADIRVNLADKSERDMQSHGIGLRLRNDLHEIAVRHGARLKLIETPPGPPVISTLTAEIYGRPGLDYSVLIDGAKHVESLMAAQPGLVDLDNSAETDRMMVDFVLDKEKAALHGVTAADVVDTLRLALSGATPASVHMERERQPLPVRMVLPVGLRTGPDTLGELRMKSASGAMVPLAELGRFREVSSEQPIYHKNLKRLAYVFGDTAGIPPGEAVLDLQSQLKDNPMPPGTRAEWAGEGEWKITLDVFRDLGLANIAALLGIFILLVAETGSFVMPLLIMSAIPLTLLGILPGFWLLNIIAGGEIGGFGDPVFFTATSMIGMIALGGIVIRNSLVLIDFIQTEVKSGKPLKDAIILSGAVRMRPIVLTALTTALGAWPITLDPIFSGLAWALIFGLVASTLFTLVVVPSGYYALYGGKE, encoded by the coding sequence ATGAGCATGGAGACTCCTCCGGTAAAAGGCTTGTTGCCGTCTATTGTCCGATATTTTTTGACATCACAGATGTCCATCATTGTTGCTTTGGCGGCGATTCTGCTTGGAGTGGCTGCCATTCTCATTACCCCGCGTGAAGAGGAACCACAGATTGTGGTTCCCATGGCAGATGTCATGGTACAGGTGCCGGGAGCCAGTGCCGAGGAAGTGGAAAAGCTTGTGACCACCCCGCTTGAACGGCTGCTCTGGCAGATCGATGGGGTGGAGTATGTTTATTCAACTTCCACCAAGGACATGACTGCGGTTACAGTTCGTTTTTTTGTCGGTGAGGATCGTGAGGATTCGCTCATTAAGTTGCATAATACTATCCTCAAGAACCGTGATTTAGCGCCTGATATCGTGGCCGGATGGGTTGTAAAACCCGTTGAAATCGATGACGTTCCTATTGTGGCTTTGACGCTGCATGCAGATTTTGGATTTGAAGAGCGGTATTCGGATTTTGATTTGAGGCGCATGGCCGAAGAACTTTTTCATCGACTGGCCGAGGTCGAGGATGTGTCCCGCGTTTCCCTGCACTCCGGGCGGAGTCGCGAGGTGCGGGTGGAGGTACACCCTGACCGTTTGGCCGGGTTTAATGTGTCGCCGTTGGAAGTTTACACAGCACTCAAGGGGGCAGACCGTTCACTCTCTGCAGGGCGGTTTGTCAGGCGTGATGTTGAGACGCAGGTTGTTAGTCAATCCTTTCTTCTTCATGCCGACGACGCGGCATCGCTTGTGGTGGGGGTATTTGATCACAAGCCGGTCTACCTTCGAGACGTAGCGGATGTTATCGACGGGCCACAGGAACCGACCAGTTATTCGCGGATTGGTTTTTCCGACGTGTATCTGGCTAAGATCGACCAGCAAGCCGAAAGCACTTCGCGTTCAGCTGTAACCATCGGGTTGGCCAAGAAAAAAGGCGTCAACGCGGTAGGCGTGGCGGATGCAGTTATCAAAAAGGTGCGTGAGCTTGAGCGGACGATCTTGCCCGAGGGTGTAACCGTTACAGTCACTCGTAATTATGGCGAAACCGCTCAGTCCAAGGTCAACGAGTTGTTGTCTTCGCTCTTGTTCGCCATCATTACGGTTGTGGCCCTGCTTGCGTTCGCGCTGGGGTGGCGAGAAGCTCTTGTTGTGGCTCTGGCCGTGCCCATGAGTTTTTCCTTGGCCCTTTTTGTTAATTACTTGTTTGGCTACACCATCAATAGGGTGACACTGTTTGCTTTGATTTTGTCATTAGGGCTTGTAGTGGATGATCCCATTACCAATGTAGATAATATCCAGCGGCATATTCGTATGGGTATTCGGTCGTCGCTTGAAGCCACGTTGAATGCGGTCAAAGAGGTTTTGCCGCCCGTCATCATGTCCACCTTGGCAATTATCGTGTCTTTTACCCCGCTTTTCTTTATCACCGGCATGATGGGACCATACATGGCTCCCATGGCCGCCAATGTTCCGCTGACCGTAACCTTTTCCACCGTGGCTGCCCTGACTGTGGTCCCGTGGATGGCATATCTGCTGCTGAGGAATCGTGCTCCTGCAAAGGCCAAGGAAGGGGAATCCCCGGAGCAGGGTGTGAATTCTCGACTACTCGCAGTGTATTCCAAGGTTATTGTCCCATTTCTTGAATCGGCTCGGAATCGTCGTTTGTTGTTGGGTGGTATTTTCGTGGGGCTTGGGTTGTGTGCCGGTTTGGTACTCATGCGTTTGGTGCCGCTCAAGATGCTGCCGTTTGACAATAAAAACGAATTTCAACTGCTTGTGGATATGCCCGAAGGCACGACATTGGAGCGGTCTGATCGGACTGTACGTGATTTTGAGGCGTATCTTCGATCCGTACCGGAGGTGACCAATTTCGTCACGTACACCGGGTCGCCGTCCCCCATGGATTTTAACGGTATGGTGCGTCATTATTACTGGCGCGAGCATTCGAACCTAGCCGACATTCGAGTGAATTTGGCGGACAAGTCCGAGCGGGATATGCAGTCGCACGGTATTGGTTTGCGACTGCGAAACGATTTGCATGAAATCGCTGTCCGCCATGGTGCGCGGCTTAAGCTTATCGAAACGCCACCCGGTCCGCCGGTTATCTCCACTTTGACCGCTGAAATATATGGTCGGCCAGGACTGGATTATTCCGTACTCATCGACGGGGCAAAGCATGTGGAGTCGCTTATGGCGGCCCAGCCCGGTTTGGTCGATTTGGATAATTCTGCCGAGACTGATCGGATGATGGTTGATTTTGTTCTCGACAAGGAAAAGGCCGCTTTGCATGGCGTAACAGCTGCTGACGTGGTGGATACCCTTCGCCTCGCCCTGTCCGGCGCAACCCCGGCCTCTGTTCACATGGAGCGTGAACGGCAGCCGTTGCCTGTGCGCATGGTCTTGCCGGTCGGGTTGAGGACCGGTCCTGACACGCTCGGCGAATTACGCATGAAAAGTGCGTCCGGGGCCATGGTCCCGTTGGCTGAGTTGGGGAGGTTTCGCGAGGTTTCTTCGGAACAGCCTATTTATCATAAGAATTTGAAGCGATTGGCGTATGTCTTTGGTGACACGGCAGGTATCCCGCCGGGTGAGGCTGTGCTTGATTTGCAGTCTCAGCTCAAGGACAACCCCATGCCACCGGGTACCCGTGCGGAATGGGCTGGCGAGGGTGAATGGAAGATTACTCTTGATGTTTTTCGTGATCTCGGGTTGGCTAATATTGCTGCATTGCTTGGTATTTTTATTTTGCTTGTTGCTGAGACGGGGTCATTCGTCATGCCGTTGCTTATCATGTCGGCCATCCCTTTAACCTTGCTCGGTATTTTGCCGGGATTCTGGTTGCTTAACATCATAGCGGGTGGGGAGATCGGTGGATTTGGTGATCCGGTTTTTTTCACTGCAACCTCAATGATCGGAATGATTGCGCTCGGCGGGATTGTTATTCGTAACTCATTGGTGCTCATTGATTTTATTCAGACCGAGGTCAAGAGCGGCAAGCCGCTCAAGGATGCCATCATCTTGTCCGGCGCGGTGCGTATGCGGCCTATCGTGCTCACGGCGTTGACGACTGCGCTTGGTGCGTGGCCCATTACCTTGGACCCGATTTTTTCGGGATTGGCATGGGCGCTGATATTTGGTTTGGTGGCATCAACGCTGTTTACGCTGGTTGTCGTACCAAGCGGCTACTACGCACTGTATGGTGGTAAAGAATAA